From a region of the Microcoleus sp. bin38.metabat.b11b12b14.051 genome:
- a CDS encoding HU family DNA-binding protein — MNKSELIHAVAAKTSATQKDTSAFLDALLGTIVDAVADGEKVTLVGFGSFEKRDRAARQGRNPKTGEPMSLPASVIPSFSAGKDFREAVSANE; from the coding sequence ATGAACAAATCCGAACTAATTCACGCTGTAGCCGCCAAAACTTCAGCAACCCAGAAAGACACAAGCGCATTCCTGGACGCCCTTCTCGGCACAATAGTTGATGCAGTTGCTGACGGAGAGAAAGTAACCTTAGTCGGGTTCGGCAGTTTTGAGAAGCGCGATCGGGCCGCTCGTCAAGGCCGCAACCCCAAAACCGGTGAACCAATGTCACTGCCAGCAAGCGTCATTCCGTCTTTCTCAGCGGGGAAAGACTTCAGGGAGGCGGTATCAGCTAATGAGTAA
- a CDS encoding transposase, which produces MQIIGLDVSKSSISCCLLLEKPTEPRQFYYDYNFHKFEATVTGICGLLALIGNSSETIAVMEPTGVNYQKLWGTQLARAGVEVRLVGHKELRSFREHHLALPDKDDDADALALAIYGWDYLDSPRRFLQIRDEAIVTIRRLALRLAHLNRVQSPIINRARQDLAWQFPEVALIKSVRHGEKVPLLWGWLCGQRPSVKYDLLYEKTVGLGIGDSARLHAARLCDLQREEMAIEHELRQLLNAPQFVPYRKVFARFGFGQRVEAILLSQIYPLENYLNTDGKPEVRIKKGRKSGKPTKRHLSLRRFMKALGYAPSQESSGDLPKSKVVGGSDLCRKALWQWVFTRIEPKQRRLKNDIGDQLGKLIDAEKASGRPVKLVRSRMAAKAVKLLFKELVQELSG; this is translated from the coding sequence ATGCAAATTATTGGTCTTGATGTCAGCAAGTCCTCGATTTCTTGCTGCTTATTGTTAGAAAAACCAACAGAACCTCGACAATTTTATTACGATTACAATTTCCATAAATTTGAAGCTACGGTTACTGGTATTTGTGGATTATTAGCACTAATTGGCAATTCATCCGAAACAATTGCGGTGATGGAACCGACGGGGGTAAATTATCAAAAATTATGGGGAACTCAACTTGCCAGGGCTGGTGTAGAAGTACGGTTAGTTGGTCATAAGGAGCTTCGCTCTTTTCGGGAACACCACCTCGCTTTACCCGACAAAGATGACGATGCAGACGCTCTAGCGTTGGCGATTTACGGCTGGGATTATTTAGATTCTCCCCGGCGATTTTTGCAAATTAGGGATGAAGCGATTGTCACTATCCGGCGGCTCGCACTTCGACTGGCGCACCTCAACCGAGTGCAATCTCCCATCATTAACCGTGCAAGACAGGATTTAGCTTGGCAGTTTCCCGAAGTAGCTCTAATTAAATCAGTCCGCCACGGCGAAAAAGTGCCGTTGTTGTGGGGCTGGCTGTGCGGTCAAAGGCCGAGCGTAAAATACGATCTGCTTTATGAAAAAACTGTTGGGTTGGGAATTGGTGACAGCGCAAGGCTTCACGCGGCAAGGTTGTGTGACTTGCAGCGGGAAGAAATGGCGATCGAACACGAACTGCGACAACTTCTGAACGCTCCTCAGTTTGTACCCTATCGCAAGGTATTTGCTCGTTTTGGCTTTGGTCAAAGGGTTGAAGCCATCCTTCTCAGTCAGATTTACCCGCTGGAAAACTATCTAAACACCGACGGCAAGCCTGAGGTACGAATCAAAAAGGGCAGGAAATCTGGCAAGCCAACTAAGCGACATTTATCTCTACGGCGGTTCATGAAGGCTCTCGGCTACGCTCCTTCGCAGGAGAGCAGTGGCGATTTGCCAAAATCAAAAGTTGTTGGCGGGTCTGACTTATGCCGAAAAGCCCTTTGGCAGTGGGTGTTTACTCGGATTGAGCCTAAGCAGCGTCGCTTAAAAAATGATATTGGAGATCAGCTTGGGAAACTCATTGATGCGGAAAAAGCTAGCGGTCGGCCGGTCAAGCTGGTGCGATCGCGCATGGCGGCTAAAGCTGTCAAATTGTTGTTTAAGGAATTGGTTCAAGAATTAAGTGGCTAG